A region of the Variovorax sp. 54 genome:
CAGCCGTGGCCGCGCGCCGACCTGCCGCGCCGCGCGGGCGTCAGCTCGTTCGGTGTCGGGGGCACCAATGCGCACGTCGTGCTCGAGGAAGCGCCGGCGCGGCAGGCGCGTACCACGCAACCGGGCGTCCATGTGCTGGCGCTGTCGGCCCGCTCGGAGGCCGCACTGGCGGTCGCGACGCAGCAGTTGGCGACGCACCTGGAGGAGCAGCCCGCGCTTTGCCTCGGCGATGCGGCGTTCACCCTGTGCGTCGGTCGCAAGGCCCATGCCTTCCGCCGCGCCGTGGTGGCCGGCGATGCGGCGCAAGCCATCGAGGCCTTGCGCTCGGAGAACGCGGCGTGGCGCGTGAGCGACCGCGTCGCCGAGCGCGCGCCGCAGCCCGTGCTGATGTTCCCGGGCCAGGGTGCGCAGTACCCGGGCATGGGCCGTGCGCTGCACGCGGGCGACCCGGTCTTCGCCGCCGCCTTCGACAACTGCCTGCGCGCCTTCGACGGTGCGCTGGACTTCGACCTGCGCGAGCGCATGTTCGCCGCCGACCCGCAGGCGCTCGCGCCGACGGCCGTCACGCAGCCCGCGCTCTTCACGCTCGAGTACGCGCTCGCACGGCGGCTGCTGTCGCTGGGCCTGCGCCCGCACGCGCTCATCGGCCACAGCGTCGGTGAATTCGTCGCGGCCGTGATCGCCGGCGTGATGCGCCTGGAAGATGCCGCCCGGCTCATTGCCCGCCGCGGCGCGCTCATGCAGGCACAGCCCGCGGGGACGATGCTGTCGGTGCGGCTCGGCGCGGACGCGCTGGCCCCGCGGCTCACGGCCTCTCCCCAGGTCTCGCTCGCCGCCGAGAACGCACCCGGCGCCTGCGTGGCCGCCGGCCCGTCCGAGGCCATCGCCGAACTCCAGGCCGCGCTCGAAGCCGAGGGCGTCGCCTGCCGGCTGCTGCAGACATCGCACGCCTTTCACTCCGCCATGATGGACGCCGCGGTGGCGCCCTTCGAGGCGCTCGTGAGCCAGGTGGTGCTGCACGCGCCGCAGATCCCCATCTACTCCACGTTCACCGGCCGCCTGCTCGAAGACGCACAGGCCACCAGCCCGGCCTACTGGGCGCAGCACCTGCGCGGCACCGTGCGCTTCTCGCCCGCGTTGCAAAGCGCGGCGGGCGAGGCCATCCATCCGGTCTTCGTGGAAGTCGGCCCCCGCAACACGCTGGCCGCGCTGGTGCGCCAGCACCGCGTGCCAGGCCTTGTCGCGGCGGTGTCGCTGCTGCACGGCGAGCCGGCCGACGAGACCCGCACCCTGCGCCTCGCCGCCGCGCGCCTGTGGACCTGCGGCGCCGAGGTCGACCTCGCGCTGCTCGCACCGCGCGCCGGCGCCCGGCGCGTGTGCCTTCCCACCTACCCGTTCGAACGCAAGCGCCTGTGGGTCGACATCGCACCCGCCGCGCCGGTGTCGCCGGTGATGTTGCCCGCCCCGCCTGTTTCATTGGAGCCGATCGTGACCGCTGCAGCGCCCTCGCCTCACCTGCCCCTGCCTTCTCCCCAGCCGCCCGATGCGTCGCGCGCGGCCTCGGTCGACGCGCGATTGCGGGCCCTGTTCGAAGACATCTCGGGCATCGACATGGCACAGGCCGAGGGCCACGCCGCGTTCGGCGAGCTCGGGATGGACTCGCTCACGCTGACCCAGGCCGCCACGCAGATCAAGAAGCGCTTCCAGGTCGCGCTGAGCTTCCGGCAGCTGATGGAGAACTACCGCAGTTTCGACGCGCTGGCCGCGTACCTGCTGCAGAGCCTGCCGCCCGAAGCCGAGCCGGTGGTTGCGCCCGTCACGCCTGCGGCATCCGCCGTGCAGGTGTCGATGCCAACCCCAACACAAGGGCTTGGGCAGCCCACCGGCCTGCTGAACCAGGTGATCGCGCAGCAGATGGAGCTGATGCGCCAGCAGCTCGCGCTCCTGTCCGGCGCGGCCGCTCCAGTGGCGGCAGCGATGCCCGTGGCGGCCGAGGCCGTGCCCGCCGCTGCGCAACAGCCGCCCGCCGAAGCGCCGCTTCGCTACGACGTCAACAAGGCCTTCGGCGCCATTGCCCGCATCCACACCCAACGCACCGCCGAACCCAGCGCACGGCAGAAGGCGCGGCTGGCCGCGTTCGTGCGGCGCTATGTCGAACGCACGCCAAGGAGCAAGCGCTTCACCGAAGAGAACCGCACCCACATGGCGGACCCGCGCGTGGTCAACGGCTTCCGTCCGCTGACCAAGGAGATCACCTACCAGATCGTGATCGAGCGCTCCAAGGGCTCCCGGCTCTGGGACCTCGACGGCAACGAGTACGTCGACGCGCTCAACGGCTTCGGGCTGAACCTGTTCGGCTGGCAACCCGATTTCGTGCAGGACGCCGTGCGGGCCCAGCTCGATGCGGGCTACGAGATCGGGCCGCAGCATCCGCTCGCGGCCGACGTGACCCGCCTCATCTGCGAGCTCACGGGCAGCGAGCGCGCCGGCCTGTGCAACACCGGCTCCGAGGCCGTGATGGCGGCGCTGCGCATCGCACGCACCGTCACCGGGCGCAGCACGGTGGTGGCCTTCACGGGCTCCTACCACGGCACCTTCGACGAAGTGCTGGTGCGCGCCGGCAAGGGCGGCAAGGGCCTCTCGGCCGCGCCGGGCGTGATGAGCGGCATGTTCGGCGACATCCGCGTGCTCGACTACGGCACGCCCGAGGCGCTCGCCTTCATCCGCGACAACGCGGCAGACCTGGCGGCCGTGCTGGTCGAGCCGGTGCAAAGCCGCCGCCCCGACTTCCAGCCGCGCGAGTTCCTGCACGACGTGCGCGACCTCACCGCGAAGAACGGCTGCTGCCTCATCTTCGACGAGGTCATCACCGGCTTTCGCACCGCGCTGGGCGGCGCGCAGGAACTGTTCGGCGTGCGCGCCGACCTCGCCACCTACGGCAAGGTGATCGGCGGCGGTTTTCCGGTCGGCGTGATCGCCGGCAAGCGCGAGTTCATGGACGCGCTCGACGGCGGCGCCTGGCAGTACGGCGACGACTCGATCCCGGGCGTCGGCGTCACCTACTTCGCCGGCACCTTCGTGCGCCACCCGCTCGCGCTCGCCGCGGCCAAGGCTTCGCTCACGCACCTGAAGCAGGCCGGGCCCGCGCTGCAGGCCGGGCTCAACGCCAGCACGACCGGCATGGCCACGGAACTCTCGGGCTGGTGCCGGGAGGTGGGCGCGCCGCTGGAGATCCGTCATTTCGCATCGCTGTGGCGCGTGAGCTGGCTCGAAGACCACCCGCTGCAGGACCTGCTGTTCGCCATGATGCGCAGCCGCGGCGTGCACATCCTGGACAACTTCCCGTGCTTCCTCACGAGCGCGCACAGCGCCGAGGACATCGCCTTCATCCAGCGCGCCTTCAAGGAGTCGGTCGCCGAGATGCAGGAATCCGGCTTCCTGCCGCGCCGCGCTCCCGCCCCCACCCACTTCGACGCGCGCAAGCCCGCCGAAGACGGCAGCGTGCTGGCCCGCGACAGCGACGGACAGCCGTTCTGGTACGTGCCCGAAGACGCCGCCTCGCGCGAGCGCCTCATCAACGGAAAGGCTGCAGCATGAACGCCGCACTCAAGCCCACCGTGAGCGGTGGCCTCGTCGAATGCATCATTGCGACGACCGAATCGCAACGCGAAGTCTGGCTCGGCGCCTCGATGAGCACCGAGGCCTCGATGGCCTACAACGAGTCGGTCGTGCTGCGATTGCGCGGCGCGCTGGACGGCCCGGCCATGGCGCGCGCCACCGACCGCATGCTCGAACGCCACCAGGCGCTGCGCGCCACGATCTCGCCCGACGGCGCCTTCATGCTGGTCAGCCCTCCCGGCGGCAACCACCTGGTCCGGCAGGACCTGGGCGGGCTGGCGCCGGAAGCCCTCGCGCAGGCGCTGCACGCGGCCCACGCCGAGGCGGTGTGCACGCCCTTCTCGCTCGAACACGGTCCGCTGTTCCGGGCCGTGCTGTACCGCCTGGGCGATGCCGAGCACGAACTCGTGATGTCGGCGCACCACGTGGTCTGCGACGGCTGGTCGTGGGCGGTCATCACCGAACAACTGGGCCACCTCTATGCCGAGGGAACCGGCATCGGGCTGAAGCTCAAGGCCGCGCCGCTGTTCGCCGACTTCGCCGCCGAGGAGGCCGTCGCCGCCGCGAGCCCCGACATGCAGGCGCACATCGACTACTGGCTGGCGCGCTTTTCCGGCTCCACGCAGCCGGTGCTCGACCTGCCGCTGGACCGCCCCCGCCCACCCGCCCGCACCTTCCATTCGCGCCGTGCCGAACGCCTGCTCGACCGGCGCGTGGTCGGCGCCGTGCGCACCGCGAGCACCAAGGCCGGCGTCAGCCTGTTCACGGGCCTGTTCAGCGGCTTCATCGCGACGCTGCACCGCCTCACGGGCCAGGAAGACATCGTCGTCGGCATCCCGACCTCGGGCCAGCTCGCGCACGACGTGCCCGGCCTGGTCGGCCATTGCGTGAACCTGCTGCCGCTGCGCATTGCCGTGCATGCCGCCACGCGCTTCGACGCGCTGATGGACGAATGCAGCACCGCCGTGCTCGACGCCTTCGATCACCAGGCCCTGACCTATGGCGCGCTGCTGAGCCAGTTGTCGCTCGAGCGCGACCCGAGCCGGCTGCCGCTGGTGAGCGTGAGCTTCAACGTCGACCCCGACGTGGCGAGCAGCGCGCAGGCCTTCACCACGCTCGACGTGGTGCAGGACACCATCGCCCGCCGCTACGAGAACTTCGAACTGTTCGTGAACCTGCGCCCGCACGCCGGCAGCCTGCAGGTCGAGGCGCAATACAACACCGACCTGTTCGACGACGTGAGCGTGCAGCGTTGGCTCGACATGTTCGAGTGCGTGCTGCAGTCGGCCGCGCACAAGCCCGAAGAAACCGTCGGCGGGCTCGAGGTGCTGTCGGCCGGCGCCGCGCGTGCGCTGCTGGCACTGCAGCCCGCGCGCGTGCCGCTGCGCGGCGCACCGCTGGCGCACGCCGGCTTCGTGGCGCGCGTGCCGCTGCAGCCCCACCACCCGGCGGTGCGCGACGGTGCGCGCAGCTGCAGCTACGGCGAACTCGATGCGCTGACCAACCGCCTGGCGCGTGCGTTGCGCGCACGCGGCGTGGGCCGCGGCGAGCGCGTGGGGCTGTGCCTGGAGCGCAGCCTGGAAATGGTCGTCGCCATGCAGGGCATCCTGAAGGCGGGGGCGTCCTACGTGCCGCTCGATCCGGCCTTCCCGCAGGCCCGGCTGGAACACTACGCCAGCGACGCCGGCCTCGGCCTGATGCTGACGTCGTCGGACATCGCGGTGGCGCCGCGCGACTGGCGCGCCGACGCCGAGCAACGGATCTTCGAGATCGATCGCGACACGGCCTGGCGCCAGCTGTCGGGCGACGCCCTGCCGCCGAGCAGCGACGACCCGGGGCCGGAGGACGCCGCCTATGTGATCTACACCTCCGGCTCGACCGGACAGCCCAAGGGCGTCATCGTCCATCACCGGGGCGTGGCGCACCTGCTGCAGTGGATGCAACGCGAATCGGGCATGGGCCCGGCCGACCGGGTGGCCGCCGTCACGACGCTGTCGTTCGACATGGCCGTGCCCGACCTGCTGCTGCCGCTGGCGGCGGGCGCCGAGATCGTGATGGTGCAGCGCGAGGTCGCCATGGACGGCAACCGCCTGTCGCAGGCGCTCGACGACGAGCAGATCACGCTGCTGCAGGCCACGCCCGGCATGTGGCAATTGCTGCTCGACGCGCAGTGGGCCGGCGGTGCGCCCGGTTTTCGCGGCTGGGCCGGCGGCGAAGCGCTGCGCCCGAGCATGGCACTGGCACTGTGCGAGCGCATGGAAGGGCTGTGGAACGGCTACGGCCCGACCGAGACGACGGTGTATTCCTCGGCCTGGCATGTCCGCCCCGAAGAGATTGCGTCGCGCGGCGTGTCGATCGGCCGGCCCGTCGACAACACCGAGATCTGGATCCTCGATGCCGGCCTGCAGCCCTGCCCGATCGGCGTGCCCGGCGAAATCTGCATCGCGGGCGAAGGCGTCACGCTGGGCTACCTCGACCGCCCCGCGCTGACGGCCGAGCGCTTCGTCACGGTGCGCATCTTCGGCGCCACGAAGAAGGTCTACCGCACCGGCGACCGCGGCCGCTGGCGCAACGACGGGCTGCTCGACCACCTCGGCCGGCTCGACTTCCAGGTCAAGGTGCGCGGCTACCGCATCGAGCCCGGCGAGATCGAGGTGCGCTGCTGCGAAGTGGCCGGCGTCTCGCGCAGCGTGGTCGTGGCCCGCGAGGACACCCCCGGCGACGTGCGCCTGGTGGCCTACCTCGCGCGGGTCCCGGGCGCCGGCTTCGACCTCGATGCGCTGATGGTGCACCTGCGCAAGCACCTGCCGGCCTTCATGCTGCCGCAGCACGTGGTGACGCTCGACGCCCTGCCCACGCTGCCGAACGGCAAGGTCGACCGCGTCTCGCTGCCGCCGCCGCAGGCGGTGGCGCGCGACGAGGTGCGGCGCGGCGCCGCTCCGCGCAACGCCCACGAGCGCAAGGTGCTCGCGGTCATGGAGAAGGTGCTGAGCCTGCCGGGCCTGGACATGCACGACAACTTCTTCACCATGGGCGGCCACTCGCTGCTGGCCGCGCGGCTCACCACGCTGCTGAGCCGCGAGTTCCAGGTCACGCTGCCGCTGCGCGCGCTGTTCGAGTCGCCCACCGCCGAGAAGCTGGCCGCGGCCATCGAGACGCTGCAGGGCGCGGGCGTCGGCCTGCAGGCGCCGATTGCCTGCCACCCCGATCGCCGCAGCGCGCCGCTCACGCCTTCGCAGGAACGCATCCGCTTCATGGAGCAGCTGTACACGGGCCGTTCGGTCTACAACGCGCCCTCGGCGCAGCGGCTCACCGGCAAGCTCGACGCGGCGCGCTTCGAGAGCGCGCTGCGCGAAATGATCCGCCGCCAGCCTTCGCTGCGCACGTGCATCGGCTTCGACGAGGACAGCGGCCGACCGATCCAGTCGATCGAAGAGTCCGTCGAATTCACCCTGCCGCTGGTCGACCTGCGCGGCCTGCCGGCAGACCAGCGCGAGGCCGAGCTGACCGAGCAGATGCAGGAGCTGTCCGACCGGCCGATCGACATCCACCGCGCGCCGATGATGCGCGCGACCCTGTTCCAGCTCGACGACCACGAGCACGTCTTCCTGTTCGTGCCGCACCACCTGATCTGGGACGGCTGGTCCTTCGACCTGATGCAGCGCGAGCTGGGCGCGTTCTACGACGCCGCCGAACGCGGCCGTCCCCAC
Encoded here:
- a CDS encoding non-ribosomal peptide synthetase; the protein is MNAALKPTVSGGLVECIIATTESQREVWLGASMSTEASMAYNESVVLRLRGALDGPAMARATDRMLERHQALRATISPDGAFMLVSPPGGNHLVRQDLGGLAPEALAQALHAAHAEAVCTPFSLEHGPLFRAVLYRLGDAEHELVMSAHHVVCDGWSWAVITEQLGHLYAEGTGIGLKLKAAPLFADFAAEEAVAAASPDMQAHIDYWLARFSGSTQPVLDLPLDRPRPPARTFHSRRAERLLDRRVVGAVRTASTKAGVSLFTGLFSGFIATLHRLTGQEDIVVGIPTSGQLAHDVPGLVGHCVNLLPLRIAVHAATRFDALMDECSTAVLDAFDHQALTYGALLSQLSLERDPSRLPLVSVSFNVDPDVASSAQAFTTLDVVQDTIARRYENFELFVNLRPHAGSLQVEAQYNTDLFDDVSVQRWLDMFECVLQSAAHKPEETVGGLEVLSAGAARALLALQPARVPLRGAPLAHAGFVARVPLQPHHPAVRDGARSCSYGELDALTNRLARALRARGVGRGERVGLCLERSLEMVVAMQGILKAGASYVPLDPAFPQARLEHYASDAGLGLMLTSSDIAVAPRDWRADAEQRIFEIDRDTAWRQLSGDALPPSSDDPGPEDAAYVIYTSGSTGQPKGVIVHHRGVAHLLQWMQRESGMGPADRVAAVTTLSFDMAVPDLLLPLAAGAEIVMVQREVAMDGNRLSQALDDEQITLLQATPGMWQLLLDAQWAGGAPGFRGWAGGEALRPSMALALCERMEGLWNGYGPTETTVYSSAWHVRPEEIASRGVSIGRPVDNTEIWILDAGLQPCPIGVPGEICIAGEGVTLGYLDRPALTAERFVTVRIFGATKKVYRTGDRGRWRNDGLLDHLGRLDFQVKVRGYRIEPGEIEVRCCEVAGVSRSVVVAREDTPGDVRLVAYLARVPGAGFDLDALMVHLRKHLPAFMLPQHVVTLDALPTLPNGKVDRVSLPPPQAVARDEVRRGAAPRNAHERKVLAVMEKVLSLPGLDMHDNFFTMGGHSLLAARLTTLLSREFQVTLPLRALFESPTAEKLAAAIETLQGAGVGLQAPIACHPDRRSAPLTPSQERIRFMEQLYTGRSVYNAPSAQRLTGKLDAARFESALREMIRRQPSLRTCIGFDEDSGRPIQSIEESVEFTLPLVDLRGLPADQREAELTEQMQELSDRPIDIHRAPMMRATLFQLDDHEHVFLFVPHHLIWDGWSFDLMQRELGAFYDAAERGRPHNLPALATTHGDYAEWLDTWLTEPACEEQLAFWRGRLAGAKAVRPPRTDMPRRAGKSGQGGAHWIHIDLQSTQRLREIARDMDVTLSMLTFGIYALTMAQATGNGAIVIANPVRGRQQAETEDVMGFFSNVLPVSLAVDMALPLPDFMRYVKQELLSMMNHQQVPFERLMAEPGYAGQIKASGPYQAMFSFQDARERARTVGSLQTRQVHVMQHGATDDIGVWLMDKPHGLEGALLYNADVYLRETGAQLRERYLEVLARVAEHPGATLAEIARAEGSASALYLRKLAADEVDKRAPAEAPGSDVREAKQGLLSPEHAQLAQIWADVIGIDVDEIRASDNFFDLGGDSLLVLRAVQQAAQTLGHRVEPRRYLFENLGQIASSVHAAPHGVPPDLADLAAGTAAQANRGGLLGALGSWLRKG
- a CDS encoding type I polyketide synthase produces the protein MESHIASSPEAALASEAALGDLFASPPARAAAGERLGVSLALDAGFAQHWLASLGATGYLPDTLFVGAWRLLQSHWLGTALPMPASSTANAWLTQLDLDRRSAHHTSDTLPHLRLEARVEHPASLHLDVDARLMDAPCATRLLAAIADTATDLLARPDAALDSIRALPDADRNDQLAAWTTPPAAPDLSLTVPAVFGRRAAATPDTVALVEGDETMRYGELDARSDRLARRLQQLGVQAGDSVGMVFERSMAAIVAMLGILKAGAAYVPVPTDFPPDRVALMLDQAGATLVVTTEALAPLVPANRAAVLLDAPEDPTDRAPWTPPAIDGESLAYLMYTSGSTGVPKGIEISHRAILRLVVDVDYIALAPGRAMLHAAPLAFDASTLEVWGPLLNGGRCVIHGERVPTGAGLARTIARHEVHTAWLTASLFNAVVDGDPQHLAGLAHLFTGGEALSVPHVQRALDALPGLTLSNGYGPTECTTFATTHRIERAAVAAGLRSVPLGRPIKDTVLRVLSPTLALLPSGLVGELCIGGHGLARGYLGQPELTAARFVPDPFGAPGERLYRTGDLARWLPDGTVEFIGRIDGQVKIHGHRIETGEVEAAILAHPAVQSCAVVARPGRDGQLRLVAYLVARAQKLAWDTLRAHLATRLPAVMLPSAQVWLAQLPVTPNGKLDRNALPEPAGERPDLAQPFEAARDTREQQVCDAFARALGIDTAGRNDNFFDLGGSSLLVLQVLADLQREGAPPLSTNLFFRHPTPGAIAAQLQPADATPQPVPVREDATRAAANAPEPIALIATAGRFPGAGDVEQFWDNLVAGRDTVSFFDDASLDAGVSESLRRDPAYVRARGVIDGIEGFDAAFFGLGPKEAALMDPQHRVFLEICWECLERAGYVPDEAPGPVGVYAGTYNATYFQRHVASRPDLVEAVGEFQVMLANEKDYITTRVANRLNLRGPAVSVNTACSTSLVAVAQAFHALRTGQCYMALAGGASVTCPPRSGYLYNEGSMLSPDGHTRSFDAQAKGTVFSDGAAVVLLKRLSDAQADGDTIYAVLRSACVNNDGGAKASFTAPSVDGQAAVIRAALAAADVDARSISYVEAHGTATPMGDPVEVEALAVAYAEHTDARGYCTLGSLKSNVGHMVTAAGAAGLIKTALSLHHELIPPTAHFTAPNPAIDFARTPFHVSNQLQPWPRADLPRRAGVSSFGVGGTNAHVVLEEAPARQARTTQPGVHVLALSARSEAALAVATQQLATHLEEQPALCLGDAAFTLCVGRKAHAFRRAVVAGDAAQAIEALRSENAAWRVSDRVAERAPQPVLMFPGQGAQYPGMGRALHAGDPVFAAAFDNCLRAFDGALDFDLRERMFAADPQALAPTAVTQPALFTLEYALARRLLSLGLRPHALIGHSVGEFVAAVIAGVMRLEDAARLIARRGALMQAQPAGTMLSVRLGADALAPRLTASPQVSLAAENAPGACVAAGPSEAIAELQAALEAEGVACRLLQTSHAFHSAMMDAAVAPFEALVSQVVLHAPQIPIYSTFTGRLLEDAQATSPAYWAQHLRGTVRFSPALQSAAGEAIHPVFVEVGPRNTLAALVRQHRVPGLVAAVSLLHGEPADETRTLRLAAARLWTCGAEVDLALLAPRAGARRVCLPTYPFERKRLWVDIAPAAPVSPVMLPAPPVSLEPIVTAAAPSPHLPLPSPQPPDASRAASVDARLRALFEDISGIDMAQAEGHAAFGELGMDSLTLTQAATQIKKRFQVALSFRQLMENYRSFDALAAYLLQSLPPEAEPVVAPVTPAASAVQVSMPTPTQGLGQPTGLLNQVIAQQMELMRQQLALLSGAAAPVAAAMPVAAEAVPAAAQQPPAEAPLRYDVNKAFGAIARIHTQRTAEPSARQKARLAAFVRRYVERTPRSKRFTEENRTHMADPRVVNGFRPLTKEITYQIVIERSKGSRLWDLDGNEYVDALNGFGLNLFGWQPDFVQDAVRAQLDAGYEIGPQHPLAADVTRLICELTGSERAGLCNTGSEAVMAALRIARTVTGRSTVVAFTGSYHGTFDEVLVRAGKGGKGLSAAPGVMSGMFGDIRVLDYGTPEALAFIRDNAADLAAVLVEPVQSRRPDFQPREFLHDVRDLTAKNGCCLIFDEVITGFRTALGGAQELFGVRADLATYGKVIGGGFPVGVIAGKREFMDALDGGAWQYGDDSIPGVGVTYFAGTFVRHPLALAAAKASLTHLKQAGPALQAGLNASTTGMATELSGWCREVGAPLEIRHFASLWRVSWLEDHPLQDLLFAMMRSRGVHILDNFPCFLTSAHSAEDIAFIQRAFKESVAEMQESGFLPRRAPAPTHFDARKPAEDGSVLARDSDGQPFWYVPEDAASRERLINGKAAA